The DNA sequence TGCTAAAGTCGTAGCATTAGGACATCAAATTAATTCAGACTTCCAAATTGGATGTATGATGGCGTGTGTTCCATTATATCCATACTCTTGTAAACCAGAAGATATGATGTATTCTGTTGAATCAATGCATGATCGTTATTTATTTAGTGATGTTCATGTACGTGGTGAGTATCCGACTTATGCAATTAAGGAGTGGGAACGTAAAGGATTTAATATTCATATGGAACCAGAAGATAAAGAAATCCTTAAAAATGGAACAGTAGATTATATTGGATTAAGCTATTATATGACAAATGCAGTTAAAGCGGACAATGTCGTAGAAGGAAATGGATTATCTGGATTCCCAGGAAGTGTACCAAACCCACATGTTAAATCATCGGATTGGGGATGGCAAATTGACCCGATTGGATTAAGATATGCGTTAAACTTATTATATGAACGTTATCAAAAGCCTTTATTTATTGTAGAAAATGGGTTTGGAGCTATCGATACAGTTGAAGAAGATGGTTCAATTAATGATGACTATCGTATTGATTACTTAAGAGCTCATATTGAGGAAATGAAAAAGGCAGTAGTATTAGATGGTGTAGACCTAATGGGATATACACCTTGGGGATGTATTGATTGCGTCTCATTCACAACAGGTGAGTATAAAAAACGTTACGGATTCATTTATGTTGATAAACATGATGATGGGACAGGAACGATGAAACGTATGAAAAAGAAAAGTTTTAATTGGTACAAAAAAGTTATTGAAACAAATGGCGAAGAATTATAATTTATTAACCTAATTAACCATAAACCATGAAAAATAAAAATCATTCATTATAATTTTAGCTTGAAATAATAAAATTACCTAGAATAAGGGAAAAGGGCTACCTCTTTTAAAAATGAGGTAGCCCTTTTTATGTATCAAAAACCATTTATTTTAAATAATCGACAAGGACTTCTTTAACCATTGAGACAACGCCGAGTGTTCCAAGTCCTTCTTGGACATCTTCTACAACCATAGCAATGGATACGTTAGATGAATCTAAATCTGTTGCAATAAACCATCCATTTTCGCTTCCTGTTTCACCTTGAGATGATTTGATCTCAGCTGTTCCTGTTTTTCCAGCTAATTTAATTCCATCAATTTTAGCTAAATGTCCAGTTCCATCACTATCTTCAACAACTGCACTAAAGGCATCTTGTAGGATAGAAAGATTTTGTGTTGAAATGACTGACTCTTTAAGAACACTTGCCTGGTAACTATCGGTTAAAATAAGAGTTGGGTTCATGATATTTCCGTTATTTGATAAAGCACTGTAAGCAAGCGCCATATTTAACGTCGAGACCATGATTTCTCCTTGTCCATAGCCCGTATCTGCAAGTAAAATATCACGATTAAGCGTTCCATTATTAGAAATTTGACTCTGTTTGATTGGATAGCCAATCGTTAAGTCTGTTCCAATTGTAAATTGCTCAGCTCCTTTAATCAGTGTATCGCTTCCCATTTCAAGAGCATTCATCGCGAAATAAATATTGTCTGAGTATTTAACAGCTTCTTTTAAAGCAACGTTTGTCTGAGCATTAATTCGTCTAATATGATAATTTCCCCAGGAGCTATCTTTTTGCCACTCCATCCCATTGATTGTTTTCACTTCGTTTGGATTGAGTGTTCCATTTTCAAGTCCTGTTGCTGCTGTGATTAGTTTAAATGTCGAACCTGGTGAATATAAGCTTGCGAAACGATTTTTTTCATCGGCAAACTCGATATCTTCACGATGTTGTTGTTCACTCTTTGTCATATAAGTTGTAAACCAATTGGAATTATAAGACGGTGAGCTAACTAAGGCTAAAATATCACCGGTTGTTGGATCTACTGCTGTTGCTGAACCTTTTTCACCATTCATTTTCTCATACACAATTGTTTGTAAATGAGAATCGATTGAAAGTGTGATATCTTCACCATGTTGTGCTTCTTTTAAGGCAAGGGTTTCAATCTTGGTGCCATCTCGTTCAATATAAATTTCAACCCCGTTAATTCCTCTTAGTGTTTTTTCATATACTTGTTCAAGTCCGGCTTTTCCAACCATTGAGGTCATCGTATAGATACCCTCTTCATCAGCTGTTAGTTCTTCTTCGCTAATCGGTCGAATATATCCTAATAGTCGTCCGAATGCTTCATCATTTTTATAGACTCGACCTTGCTTGCTCTGCGTTAAGATTCCTTCTGTACGACGATTTTCTAATGATTGTAATTTAGGGGAATCTGGAAGTAAATCCACAATAGGGACAAAATAGTCTGGATTTGAATTCGCAGCTAATTTTTTTGTAATGGTCTCTTCGCTAATATCTAATACATTAGCCAACTCTTTAATTTTATTATCTCTGTTCTCCTCATCAAAAATAGCAGGATGGATTCCAATTGTAATCAGTGTGCCATCTGATGCGAGTGCTTCTCCATTTCGATCAAGGATGCTTCCGCGATTTGCAGTTTGAGTGCTGACTCTGACCTTATCACCACTTTCCATCATCGGGAAAATTAAGCTCTCTGACCAAATGACTTTTAACTCTTTATCCTCTTTTATAAAAGGAAGTTCAAAATCAGAACGATTGACTTCTCCTGCAACAGTATCCATTGTTAATGAGAAAGGAATCACCTTATTTTCAGTATCAATTTCTCCCATTTCAAGGTCAAT is a window from the Turicibacter bilis genome containing:
- a CDS encoding penicillin-binding transpeptidase domain-containing protein: MRVLGIIAFCALLLTGCSSDAEKLLFESFEEKLVNEDYEGLYLLLSSESQQAITKEDFITRYTNIYSGIKACNIDLEMGEIDTENKVIPFSLTMDTVAGEVNRSDFELPFIKEDKELKVIWSESLIFPMMESGDKVRVSTQTANRGSILDRNGEALASDGTLITIGIHPAIFDEENRDNKIKELANVLDISEETITKKLAANSNPDYFVPIVDLLPDSPKLQSLENRRTEGILTQSKQGRVYKNDEAFGRLLGYIRPISEEELTADEEGIYTMTSMVGKAGLEQVYEKTLRGINGVEIYIERDGTKIETLALKEAQHGEDITLSIDSHLQTIVYEKMNGEKGSATAVDPTTGDILALVSSPSYNSNWFTTYMTKSEQQHREDIEFADEKNRFASLYSPGSTFKLITAATGLENGTLNPNEVKTINGMEWQKDSSWGNYHIRRINAQTNVALKEAVKYSDNIYFAMNALEMGSDTLIKGAEQFTIGTDLTIGYPIKQSQISNNGTLNRDILLADTGYGQGEIMVSTLNMALAYSALSNNGNIMNPTLILTDSYQASVLKESVISTQNLSILQDAFSAVVEDSDGTGHLAKIDGIKLAGKTGTAEIKSSQGETGSENGWFIATDLDSSNVSIAMVVEDVQEGLGTLGVVSMVKEVLVDYLK